A DNA window from Ficedula albicollis isolate OC2 chromosome 28, FicAlb1.5, whole genome shotgun sequence contains the following coding sequences:
- the ISYNA1 gene encoding inositol-3-phosphate synthase 1 → MAKGPDAAPRHRRALHRRLSPRPPGRRCPPGSVPVGPVPLRAGGWVAMAASPEERAPDGCYQHWAPNTGHRVSAPENGHRAQPLAPGTGTDTDTDTGSGSCAPGAARPAPGTMAEPFLVESPNVTYSKDFIEAKYTYSTVHVCKENGVTKVRPCSTRFTFRTGRQVPRLGVMLVGWGGNNGTTVTAAVLANKLGLSWMTKTGRKKANYYGSLLQASTVCLGTGPSGDVYVPFRDLLPMVHPNDIVFDGWDISSLNLAEAMKRAEVLEWPLQEQLWPHMEKMKPRPSIYIPEFIAANQEERADNVLRGSMAEQVEQIRRDIRDFRESSGVEKVIVLWTANTERFCDIVPGLNDTADNLLRAIERGLEVSPSTLFAVASILEGCAYINGSPQNTFVPGAVELAAQRRVFIGGDDFKSGQTKLKSVLVDFLVGAGLKTKSIVSYNHLGNNDGKNLSAPQQFRSKEISKSNVVDDTVQANPVLYGPQDKPDHCVVIKYVPYVGDSKRALDEYTSEIMMGGTNTIVIHNTCEDSLLASPIILDLAILTELCQRITFCTEADPEFQGFHSVLSILAFLCKAPLVPEGTPVVNALFRQRSCIENILRYPGGPECRHPVPTVAPKAPQGGPGGSQCPNPGRPGRPVLVGGSQCHQWVPVRAGG, encoded by the exons ATGGCCAAGGGGCCGGACGCGGCCCCCCGGCACCGCCGTGCCCTCCACCGCCGCCTCTCCCCGCGGCCGCCGGGCCGCAGGTGCCCTCCGGGCTCGGTCCCGGTGGGTCCCGTCCCGCTGCGTGCCGGAGGGTGGGTGGCGATGGCAGCGAGCCCCGAGGAGCGGg CACCGGACGGCTGCTATCAGCACTGGGCACCGAACACCGGGCACAGGGTATCGGCACCGGAAAACGGACACCGGGCACAACCACTGGCACCGGGCACCGGCACcgacacagacacagacaccGGCTCCGGCTCCTGCGCGCCCGGCGCGGCCCGGCCCG CTCCAGGAACAATGGCAGAGCCGTTCCTCGTGGAGAGCCCCAACGTCACCTACAGCAAGGACTTCATCGAGGCCAAGTACACGTACAGCACCGTGCACGTCTGCAAGGAGAACGGCGTCACCAAG gtgcGGCCGTGCTCCACCCGCTTCACCTTCCGCACGGGCCGGCAGGTGCCGCGCCTCGGGGTGATGCTGGTGGGCTGGGGGGGCAACAACGGCACCACTGTGACAGCGGCCGTGCTGGCCAACaagctggggctgtcctggaTGACCAAGACTGGCCGCAAG AAAGCCAACTACTACGGCTCCCTGCTCCAAGCCTCCACCGTGTGCCTGGGCACCGGCCCCTCCGGTGACGTCTACGTGCCCTTCCGGGACCTGCTGCCCATGGTGCACCCCAACGACATCGTTTTTGATG GCTGGGACATCTCCTCGCTGAACCTGGCCGAGGCCATGAAGAGGGCGGAGGTGCTGGAGTGGCcgctgcaggagcagctctggcccCACATGGAGAAGATGAAGCCCCGACCTTCCATCTACATCCCCGAATTCATCGCCGCCAACCAGGAGGAGCGGGCGGACAACGTGCTGCGCGGCTCCATGGCCGAGCAG GTGGAGCAGATCCGCAGGGACATCCGAGACTTCAGGGAGAGCAGCGGCGTGGAGAAAGTCATCGTCCTGTGGACGGCCAACACGGAGAGATTCTGTGACATCGTGCCGGGGCTCAACGACACCGCCGACAACCTGCTGAGGGCCATCGAG CGAGGCCTGGAGGTGTCCCCGTCCACGCTTTTCGCCGTGGCCAGCATCCTGGAGGGCTGCGCCTACATCAACGGGTCCCCGCAGAACACCTTCGTGCCGGGGGCGGTGGAATTGGCCGCCCAGCGCCGCGTCTTCATCGGCGGCGACGACTTCAAGTCGGGGCAGACCAAGCTCAAGTCGGTGCTGGTGGATTTCCTGGTGGGCGCCGGGCTCAAG ACCAAGTCCATCGTGAGCTACAACCACCTGGGCAACAACGACGGCAAGAACCTCTCGGCGCCGCAGCAGTTCCGCTCCAAGGAGATCTCCAAGAGCAACGTGGTGGACGACACGGTGCAGGCCAACCCCGTCCTCTACGGCCCCCAGGACAAGCCTGACCACTGC GTGGTGATCAAGTACGTGCCCTACGTCGGGGACAGCAAGCGGGCGCTGGACGAGTACACGTCCGAGATCATGATGGGCGGCACCAACACCATCGTCATCCACAACACCTGCGAG GACTCGCTGCTGGCCAGCCCCATCATCCTGGACCTGGCCATCCTGACGGAGCTGTGCCAGCGCATCACCTTCTGCACCGAGGCCGACCCCGAGTTCCAGGGCTTCCACAGCGTCCTGTCCATCCTGGCCTTCCTCTGCAAGGCGCCGCTGGTGCCCGAGGGCACCCCCGTGGTCAACGCGCTCTTCCGCCAGCGCAGCTGCATCGAGAACATCCTGAGGTACCCGGGGGGCCCCGAGTGCCGCCACCCCGTGCCCACAGTGGCACCCAAAGCCCCGCAGGGGGGTCCCGGGGGGTCCCAGTGTCCAAACCCAGGGCGCCCTGGGCGCCCGGTGCTGGTGGGTGggtcccagtgtcaccagtggGTTCCAGTACGTGCTGGTGGGTGA